TACCCGCTGCAGCAAGTGCTCGTGGCTGACACGGACCCAGGTGAGTTGGGACTGCAGGACTTGCAGCCTCGATGCACCCTGAGCCAGGCGTTCTCCAGAGTGTGTTGACCGCAGAAAGGAGAAGGGCAGGCTGTCCTCAGCCGACAGAGTGTCATTGAGGAGATACATCTCCAGGACCCGGAGCCGCTCCTGCAGATTCAGAACTGGGCCCCACCCCACAGCATTCTTTTAGGGACTGAGGCATTTGAGCATATCCCTGACATTCTTGTGTCATGTGTGCATAACTTCTACGGGCCCTGAATTTGTAAACACAAATTCCACGTGCTGTCAGACCTAGCGTAAGCACAGAGCCTTTTCTACATCTTGACCATGTGCGCTCCACACTCAGGCATGATATTGCACAACCACAAAACATTTCTGCATGGCCTAAAGCTGTGCCTACTGCATCCATAATCAATCTCCAACCTTCAGGCAGTTAAGGCCTTCCTGCATGCTCTGGGTGTGGATGCATGACAGCTAACATGCTGGTCTGACATAAATATATGCAAGCAGCATTTGTGTGTGATCTTAATATATACATGATGTGTTTATGACAACTTTGCATTCAGCGTTCTTGAGTGACTTCAGTGTCTGCTCATGGAATTACTTCATGATTCTAACCTTTAGATTGGGAATACTTCAAAAGTAAAATCATGTTCAAATGGACACTTGGATCAGCAAAGCCCTTCCCACTCAGAGGCTGGGAGTCTTAGATGTCAGACATGTGTGGCATACCCCGTGTGAAATTATTGTGTCTTTCACTGCTTAGACACATAGGCTCCCAAGTGTATTCTCgatgtctctctcttcctctcttatgcacacatacacacaacatacactACCTTCTTTGCTTCTCTCATCACTGTGGCTGCCAGGAGCTGAGACTCTCTCCCAGTGGATGGGAGGAGTGGCTTAAGGTTCTCCACTCAACCTGAGCCCTTCATCTGAGGGACCCAGCTGGGTCACTTCTCTCCCCCAGGAGGGACTACACAGGACCAAGCCTGCTTTACCTTGGACCACTAGCAGCCCAGCACCAGCGGTGAGCAGGATCAGGTAGATGACCACCACAGCCAGGGAGAAGTTCACCCCATTTCTCCTCTTGGGCTTTGGATCTGAAACACAAGCCAGGCAGAAGGTGGCTGCTGCAGAGAGCACAGCACAGGGAGTCCCCGCCTGCTTCAGGCCCTACTCCATGTGAGCAGGGGCACCCTGTGAGGTCAGCTAGGAAAGACACCAAAAGCTCATGAGCCCCAAATTATCCCCTGATCCTCCTTCTCGCCACAAAGCAAAAATTGCCACTGTTGGTCACTCATCTGTGTGGCTGGGCAAGCAAACATCTGTGCCATATATCATTTGCTGGAAAAGGTGTTATATCAACCTTGTTCACCACTGAAGccccagcatggtgcctggccctgCTGGGTTCTCAATctgtatttgtggaataaattatGAATTAATGTGTTTAAATTTCACAACTCTGGGAGGAGGAAGGTTGTTCCCACTTAGCAAACAAGTAGTGAGGCttggagaaattaaataacttattaGGATATAAGAAGCAGATCTGGAATTCATgtctagatctttttttttttttcttaagatttgtaaattataaaagcaaaacatgcttgatatattttatcaaataatgtACAGGGCATGACAAGGGTTAATAATCATCCCTCAACCCCCTAAGGTCCTAACCCAATGAGATAAGCTCTATTAGCACTCTGGGGTATGGTCTTCCTCCCATCCCTCCTGCTCAGAAATCCTACAAACCCATAGAGTCTGAGAcagccttttttccttttaatcttaCAAACGCTATCATAGAACATAAAATATCACACATTGCTTTTCACAATGAAAGATTTTCATGGACATTTTcctagttttctttgtagagagaGATTAGCTGCCTAATATTCCTTAGAAACAAAAGCCATAGTTCATGCTAATATTTCCCTTTTGATGAGCTGTTTCCAGTTTGTGACATTACAAAAGAGGCTGTAATAATTCTTGCCTGGAAGTCCTGACTCTAGCCTTTTGTCAGCTGTTACTCTGTCTTGTTTAGGCGTATTAAAGGGAGGGTCCCAGATGCAGAAGGCCCTGCAGCTCCTACCACTCACATTAAATGAGCACCTATTCCACACCAGGCATTTACCAACATCATCTCTAACCATTGCAGCAACCCTGCAAGGTAGGCATGGTTACGCTCCTTTACAGAGGAGAGAACTGGGGTTAAAAATTAAGGAGGCAGGTGACACAGCAGGCATGTGACCCCAGGTTGGTCTCACTCCAAGGCCTGAGCTTGCCTCACTAGCCTGCACAGACCACTGCCCCTAGGAAAGATCCAGTTGAAATGGGCCCCAAGGGCACATCTGAAAGGGAAAGAGATTATAATTAAGCAGCCCAAGGGGATGTGTGCCCAACCATGTTTGCTTCTGTGATAGGGGCAGGTGGGTTTTAACTATTTTGACAGATGCACTTAAACCCCAGATCTTCTCCTATCGCCTGCAGCTCCTGTGTTTACCCTGCTGATATTCCTTCCAACCCCTGAACAGCAGGAAGCCCTGCTTGAGAATTGCTCAGATGAACAATGGTCTAGAGGTAGCTCTGGCAGCACAGAGAGGAGTGGTTTTGTTGGTGGGTTGGTTCTTTAGCTAGCGGTACTCAATTATACTCAGTTTAGTATGGAGTGCCCTGTCTCCTCTGCACCCCGCCCCCCAGAATCCAGGCTCACACAGCAGCCTGAGTAAGCCCCACAACACATAACCTGGCCAAGTCATTCTCTGCTGTCAGCCCGTCAGTGGGGGCTCACTGCTCCCAACTTGGCACCTGAAGCCCCTCTGGCCAGCCCTCCTGTGGCTGCACTTCCATGTCACACCACCACATGGGTCCTGACTAACGGCCAGGCCAGATGACAATTGGTGGCATTTTTCTGACTTGGGGCAATGTATGTCCCCTGAATACTGGCTCTCCTCCTTCCATTTCACAAGACTAATTTCTGCTCATCCTTTGGAAGTTCAGTAGAGCCCTTCCTGTTTCAGGACACCTACTCTGGTTCCTCTGGGCTGGGTGGAACCCCTCTTGGCTCTCCCACATCACTCCGTTTCTCTCTTCCATAGCACAGATCACCCTGGATTGTGTATGTTTATATCTCTGTCACTCCAAATGGCCTGGAAGCTCTTTGAGTTGTATTCCAGCACCAATATGGTATCTGGCACACAATATGCTGGGAAGACGATGAcagaatagatgaatgaatgagtggctgCAGAGGTTTGGGTGCTGAACATGTGCAGAGTTTAGAAGTGTTGAAAGAGCATCAGGAATGCAACTCAGGGCTTCAAGTATTCATGCAACCATCATGATGAAGATGAGTAACACACGAAGGGAGCCTCACATTTAACACAAGGTGGTGGATGGCAAATTGGCAAATACAGTGTCATGGACAGCACTGTTTTTGGACAGGGCTAAATTTTATGAAACATAACATCATGGGAATGGAAAGGTAAACTGTGCTTTAGAGACACAGGTAATAGAGATGTCGGAGGTTGGAGCAAGCATGAAaaacacagatattttaaaaccatatggTCAGAGCATGGTGGAAGGCATGTGAGTAAGGacacaatgagaaaaaatgagTATGGTAATGCTGTGACAGTAGTTCATGGATAGCTATCCAGGCCCagaatgctttttaaattcagaGCTACCACCTGGCATAGAGGCAAAGTATTTTAGAAACTGGGAACGTTGAGCCTGTAGGCCTATCTAACTCATTCTGTACAAAATGGAGAGTCTGATGAAGTCTTTAGCCTCTACACTGTTCATTTCATCTCTTAGAGGagaaactataaagaaaacaTCTGTTCTGGATCAGGTTTGACCAAAGAGGAAGAGCTGCTTGACATGAGAGGATAAAAACAGCCTCTAGTAAATAAGAATGGCCTTCCCTGGAGTAAACCTTGGTAAGTATGGGAAAGGATTTTAGGCAAGCAGGTTTCAGATATTTGACAGCTCTGTTGTCTGACCCACAATGAAAATGTGGCTccagagggaaataaaaataatgtttcaagTCTGCAAAAGAtctcaatgaagaaaaaaaggctgCACACAAATTCTAGTCTTTCCAGGTCTGCCACCTCCTGGGGTAGCAGGTAGTGCTGGTAGGGTGTCCTCCTCCCATACTATAACACTAGTGGACATTGAGCAGGAGTCCCCACTCTACCCTAGCACTGGGCTGCCTAGTGAGCAGACCCAGAGAAGTGATGTCTTCCCTTTGGGCCTCATGTATCTCACTTCCTACCTGACAGAACCAGCCAGTACTGGAACGTGCCTTCTGCCCTGCAGGAAAGACCAGCAGGGGACGAGCAAGAACACTAATGGCACCAGGTAAACAAAGTAGACCAGAATAACACTGACAGGGCTCTGAAAACTAAATTGTCATTGTACCGTAGCCCACACAAGTCAGCCAGAACATACCTAATAAACCTAAACTGTGTGACTATGTGACTGTCTActaaaatagaagttttaaataGGACCCAGAATCTCCCAACATACTATACAAAACATCTATTATATAATGGAAAATCACCCATCATACCAAGAATAGAGGAAATCACAACTCAGATGAGAGGAGACAATCAAGAGATACCAGCATTGAGATGACACAGATGTTAAAACTATTCCACAGGAATTTTAAAGCAGCTGTAACAAAATGGCTTAGTGAGCAATTAAAACTATTcttgaaacaaattttttaaaagctcaccaaaaaagtataacaataaaaaaagaactgaatAGAAACGATTGAACTAAAAAATAccagttaaagaaaaaagactcaGTAGATGGGCTGAATAGTGTAATAGATgtaacagaggaaagaatcagtgaactcaatgataaaacaatagaaattacacatctgaaaaacagagaaagtcagctgggaaaacaaacaaacaaaaaaatgtgaacaGAGCTTCAGAGACCTGTGGGCCAGTAACAAAACACCTACAATTCATATCATTTAATTCCTAGAAAAAGTGtgaggctttaaaaatatttaagcaaataatggctaaaaattttctgaattttgtggAAGATCTAAACCTACAGATTAAAGAAACTGTAAAAATCCCAAACAtgataaactcaaagaaatccatatcaagacacatcataattaaaaaattgaaaacgtaaaaaggcagagaaaattaaacatctaaagaaaaagaaaagtctagaaagcagccagagacaaaTGGTACATTACTTATAAaggaataccttttttttttttttttttaaagatgatgtctcactctgtcacccaggctggagtacagtggcatgaagtctgctcacttcaacttccatctcccgggttctaatgattctagtgcctcagtctcccaagtggttgtgattacaggtgcacaccaccatgtctggttaatttttacatttttagtagagacggggtttctctatgatgtccaggctggtctcaaattcctgacctcaagagatctgcttgcctcagcctcctaaaactctgggattacaggcatgagccatggtgcctggccaggAATACCAATTTGAATGACAGaaaatttctcatcagaaactatggAGACCAGATGTAAGAGGTGcagcttattttgtgtttttttagaaaaagaattgtCAACCAGGAATTCTATTGCCAGTAAAAATACGCTTCAGGAATggacaagaaagaaagacactctcagaggaagagaaatgaagagaatcTTTTGTGGGAGAACTAACTTTGAAGAATGATTAGAGGAAGTTCCCctaacagaaaggaaatgatgtAGTAGACtagaatttcaaaaaagaaagacaataataGAATGAGTAAAAATAGGGATATATACTACACCATCCTTCTCCTCATGAGTTTTAACAATCACATTAGatttttaacacaaaaattatACCACCTGATGTGGTATTCAGTGAATGTAATGGGAATATgacaattacatttaaaaagtggaGAAGGCTAAAGAACATAAATGAAAGTAATATTTCTACACTTGACTCAAAATGGTAAAATGTTGATATGTTCTGTATATATATTGCAATAGTCACGCTGTGAtaacttccatatatatatatattgcaataAGTAGAGAAACCCTTAAGAAAACTATTCAATaaaaaacactataaataaatcaaaatggaattctaaaactTGTTCAAATAATCCacaggaaggcaagaaaagagaaatatatgaatgggaaacaaagaaaaaataacacacaATAAGATGACCAATTTAAGCCCtgacatatcaataattacttttggTATAAATGGTCTAAATCAGAGGACAGATATTAccaaactatatttaaaaacataatccaACTATGTGCTATAAGTAAGAAATCAAACAATAGAACTtccaaatacatgaagcaaaaactgat
The Papio anubis isolate 15944 unplaced genomic scaffold, Panubis1.0 scaffold463, whole genome shotgun sequence genome window above contains:
- the LOC116273202 gene encoding macrophage receptor MARCO-like, whose protein sequence is MRNKKILKEDELLSETQQAVFHQIAMEPFEISDPKPKRRNGVNFSLAVVVIYLILLTAGAGLLVVQVLNLQERLRVLEMYLLNDTLSAEDSLPFSFLRSTHSGERLAQGASRLQVLQSQLTWVRVSHEHLLQRVDNFTQNPGMFGIKGEQGPPGKFISTDTHPALSTKPPQKVPLASAILGRDI